In Hyla sarda isolate aHylSar1 chromosome 12, aHylSar1.hap1, whole genome shotgun sequence, a genomic segment contains:
- the TPX2 gene encoding targeting protein for Xklp2 isoform X1 → MAHVMSDVQENYSYDAPNTYINFGDFPEDDQNADSWFDQVADNENIPPASDENTESSDIGNTTRAQTADGVLGNPAGDSTDKKQQKTPKTQARRSSRRLSAQQRNKQMAKIRADRKKVTPKQEAHPPFKRQRLNSTKSKSSDTTINTSPKPKPKLTQPSTPTVLKRRNMSLRAKTSEQQELEMVQQLQQELSERLKKNEESLKSALAGAGQPSKRIPIQPTKPVEIHFHTDDRIKRNQEETSGEQYKQMDFTSELRKHPPSPAHIPKGGRTIPKPFNLSQGSNKRKHEETTAEYVSTAEQVLAFCKKTPQRFHLRSRQKEMKGPSPVKNVKLKLTHPKTPLLQTKQRHRPVTCKSSAELEEEELEQQKQYKFKAQEINTKMLEGGAILPKKPPVKEPTKPIGFNLEIEKRLQQREKKDEEEEAFTFHSNPCPTRILTDVVGVPGKKVLPTTIPQSPAFALKNRVRVQAWEEIKEEPAPIIKATQMPHYGVPFKPKLAEQRQVEVCPFSFTERDQQRMEEKERKLDQLRNTEVPKFRAQPLPQFDHIALPEKKVKELTHPEPFDLQIEKRGKQKFQRWKHQIEEEQKELKEMTVFKARPNTVTHQEPFVPKKDSRILTDSLSGSIVQESFELATEKRAKERQEFDKRLAELETQKRLMDEEERRQQEEQEKEEINRLRHELVHKAQPIRKFKQVEVKRSDITLTVPKSPKFSDRFNI, encoded by the exons ATGGCGCACGTCATGTCTGACGTACAAGAAAATTATTCATATGATGCGCCTAACACGTATATTAACTTTGGGGATTTCCCAGAAGACGATCAGAATGCAGATTCCTGGTTTG ATCAAGTGGCGGATAATGAAAACATCCCTCCAGCATCAGATGAGAATACAGAGAGTTCTGACATAGGAAACACAACACGGGCACAAACAG CAGATGGCGTTTTGGGGAACCCAGCTGGTGACAGCACTGACAAGAAACAGCAGAAGACTCCAAAAACACAGGCCAGAAG GTCCTCAAGACGTCTATCTGCCCAACAGAGAAACAAGCAAATGGCAAAAATCAGAGCAGACAGGAAGAAGGTGACCCCTAAACAGGAGGCGCACCCTCCCTTTAAGCGGCAGAGACT GAATTCAACTAAAAGCAAATCTTCAGACACCACCATCAACACTTCTCCCAAGCCGAAGCCCAAGCTGACACAGCCATCAACCCCAACAGTTCTCAA gAGAAGGAATATGTCCTTAAGGGCAAAGACCTCCGAACAACAGGAACTGGagatggtgcagcaacttcagcagGAGCTTTCAGAAAGACTTAAGAAGAATGAAGAATCTCTTAAATCTGCATTGGCAGGAGCAG GTCAGCCCTCTAAGAGGATACCAATTCAGCCCACGAAACCTGTAGAAATTCACTTCCACACAGATGATCGTATCAAACGAAATCAAGAGGAGACAAGTGGGGAGCAATACAAACAGATGGACTTCACATCTGAACTGCGcaaacaccccccctcccca GCCCACATACCAAAAGGAGGTCGCACCATCCCTAAACCTTTCAACCTGTCTCAAGGTAGTAACAAGagaaaacatgaggagaccactgcAGAGTATGTTTCTACAGCTGAACAAGTTTTGGCTTTTTGCAAAAAGACACCCCAACGCTTCCATCTGCGCAGCCGGCAGAAGGAGATGAAAG GTCCATCacctgtgaaaaatgtaaaattaaagctCACGCACCCAAAGACCCCTCTACTACAGACCAAACAGCGGCATAGGCCAGTCACCTGCAAGAGCTCTGccgaactggaagaggaggagttgGAGCAACAGAAGCA ATATAAATTTAAAGCCCAAGAAATCAACACAAAGATGCTGGAGGGTGGCGCTATCCTTCCAAAAAAACCTCCTGTCAAAGAACCCACCAAACCCATAGGTTTTAATCTGGAAATTGAGAAGCGACTGCAGCAACGAGAAAAGaaggatgaggaagaagaggcatTCACTTTCCATTCCAATCCTTGTCCCACCAGGATTTTGACAGATGTAGTG GGTGTTCCAGGGAAGAAGGTGCTCCCGACGACCATACCACAGTCTCCGGCTTTCGCACTTAAGAACAGAGTCCGTGTACAGGCTTGGGAGGAGATAAAG GAGGAACCTGCACCCATCATAAAAGCAACCCAGATGCCTCACTATGGGGTGCCGTTTAAACCAAAGCTGGCAGAGCAGAGACAAGTGGAAGTGTGCCCCTTCTCATTTACTGAACGTGACCAGCAAAGGATGGAAGAGAAAGAGAGGAAGCTGGATCAGCTCAGGAATACAGAA GTTCCTAAATTCAGGGCTCAGCCTCTGCCTCAgtttgaccacattgctcttCCCGAGAAGAAGGTGAAGGAGTTGACGCACCCAGAACCCTTTGACTTGCAGATAGAGAAACGTGGCAAGCAGAAGTTCCAGCGGTGGAAGCATCAG ATTGAagaagagcagaaggagctgaaggAAATGACAGTCTTCAAGGCACGGCCCAACACTGTGACCCACCAGGAGCCATTTGTGCCCAAGAAGGATAGCCGGATATTGACAG ACAGCCTTTCTGGTTCCATAGTTCAAGAAAGCTTTGAGCTGGCTACAGAGAAACGTGCAAAGGAGCGTCAGGAATTCGATAAGCGACTGGCAGAGCTGGAGACTCAGAAAAGACTCATGGATGAGGAGGAACGAAGGCAGCAAGAGGAACAGGAGAAAGAAGAAATAAACAGACTGAGACATGAACTG GTTCACAAGGCCCAACCAATCAGAAAATTTAAACAGGTTGAGGTCAAAAGAAGTGACATTACCTTGACCGTACCCAAATCACCTAAATTCTCAGACCGGTTTAACATCTAG
- the TPX2 gene encoding targeting protein for Xklp2 isoform X2, translating to MAHVMSDVQENYSYDAPNTYINFGDFPEDDQNADSWFDQVADNENIPPASDENTESSDIGNTTRAQTDGVLGNPAGDSTDKKQQKTPKTQARRSSRRLSAQQRNKQMAKIRADRKKVTPKQEAHPPFKRQRLNSTKSKSSDTTINTSPKPKPKLTQPSTPTVLKRRNMSLRAKTSEQQELEMVQQLQQELSERLKKNEESLKSALAGAGQPSKRIPIQPTKPVEIHFHTDDRIKRNQEETSGEQYKQMDFTSELRKHPPSPAHIPKGGRTIPKPFNLSQGSNKRKHEETTAEYVSTAEQVLAFCKKTPQRFHLRSRQKEMKGPSPVKNVKLKLTHPKTPLLQTKQRHRPVTCKSSAELEEEELEQQKQYKFKAQEINTKMLEGGAILPKKPPVKEPTKPIGFNLEIEKRLQQREKKDEEEEAFTFHSNPCPTRILTDVVGVPGKKVLPTTIPQSPAFALKNRVRVQAWEEIKEEPAPIIKATQMPHYGVPFKPKLAEQRQVEVCPFSFTERDQQRMEEKERKLDQLRNTEVPKFRAQPLPQFDHIALPEKKVKELTHPEPFDLQIEKRGKQKFQRWKHQIEEEQKELKEMTVFKARPNTVTHQEPFVPKKDSRILTDSLSGSIVQESFELATEKRAKERQEFDKRLAELETQKRLMDEEERRQQEEQEKEEINRLRHELVHKAQPIRKFKQVEVKRSDITLTVPKSPKFSDRFNI from the exons ATGGCGCACGTCATGTCTGACGTACAAGAAAATTATTCATATGATGCGCCTAACACGTATATTAACTTTGGGGATTTCCCAGAAGACGATCAGAATGCAGATTCCTGGTTTG ATCAAGTGGCGGATAATGAAAACATCCCTCCAGCATCAGATGAGAATACAGAGAGTTCTGACATAGGAAACACAACACGGGCACAAACAG ATGGCGTTTTGGGGAACCCAGCTGGTGACAGCACTGACAAGAAACAGCAGAAGACTCCAAAAACACAGGCCAGAAG GTCCTCAAGACGTCTATCTGCCCAACAGAGAAACAAGCAAATGGCAAAAATCAGAGCAGACAGGAAGAAGGTGACCCCTAAACAGGAGGCGCACCCTCCCTTTAAGCGGCAGAGACT GAATTCAACTAAAAGCAAATCTTCAGACACCACCATCAACACTTCTCCCAAGCCGAAGCCCAAGCTGACACAGCCATCAACCCCAACAGTTCTCAA gAGAAGGAATATGTCCTTAAGGGCAAAGACCTCCGAACAACAGGAACTGGagatggtgcagcaacttcagcagGAGCTTTCAGAAAGACTTAAGAAGAATGAAGAATCTCTTAAATCTGCATTGGCAGGAGCAG GTCAGCCCTCTAAGAGGATACCAATTCAGCCCACGAAACCTGTAGAAATTCACTTCCACACAGATGATCGTATCAAACGAAATCAAGAGGAGACAAGTGGGGAGCAATACAAACAGATGGACTTCACATCTGAACTGCGcaaacaccccccctcccca GCCCACATACCAAAAGGAGGTCGCACCATCCCTAAACCTTTCAACCTGTCTCAAGGTAGTAACAAGagaaaacatgaggagaccactgcAGAGTATGTTTCTACAGCTGAACAAGTTTTGGCTTTTTGCAAAAAGACACCCCAACGCTTCCATCTGCGCAGCCGGCAGAAGGAGATGAAAG GTCCATCacctgtgaaaaatgtaaaattaaagctCACGCACCCAAAGACCCCTCTACTACAGACCAAACAGCGGCATAGGCCAGTCACCTGCAAGAGCTCTGccgaactggaagaggaggagttgGAGCAACAGAAGCA ATATAAATTTAAAGCCCAAGAAATCAACACAAAGATGCTGGAGGGTGGCGCTATCCTTCCAAAAAAACCTCCTGTCAAAGAACCCACCAAACCCATAGGTTTTAATCTGGAAATTGAGAAGCGACTGCAGCAACGAGAAAAGaaggatgaggaagaagaggcatTCACTTTCCATTCCAATCCTTGTCCCACCAGGATTTTGACAGATGTAGTG GGTGTTCCAGGGAAGAAGGTGCTCCCGACGACCATACCACAGTCTCCGGCTTTCGCACTTAAGAACAGAGTCCGTGTACAGGCTTGGGAGGAGATAAAG GAGGAACCTGCACCCATCATAAAAGCAACCCAGATGCCTCACTATGGGGTGCCGTTTAAACCAAAGCTGGCAGAGCAGAGACAAGTGGAAGTGTGCCCCTTCTCATTTACTGAACGTGACCAGCAAAGGATGGAAGAGAAAGAGAGGAAGCTGGATCAGCTCAGGAATACAGAA GTTCCTAAATTCAGGGCTCAGCCTCTGCCTCAgtttgaccacattgctcttCCCGAGAAGAAGGTGAAGGAGTTGACGCACCCAGAACCCTTTGACTTGCAGATAGAGAAACGTGGCAAGCAGAAGTTCCAGCGGTGGAAGCATCAG ATTGAagaagagcagaaggagctgaaggAAATGACAGTCTTCAAGGCACGGCCCAACACTGTGACCCACCAGGAGCCATTTGTGCCCAAGAAGGATAGCCGGATATTGACAG ACAGCCTTTCTGGTTCCATAGTTCAAGAAAGCTTTGAGCTGGCTACAGAGAAACGTGCAAAGGAGCGTCAGGAATTCGATAAGCGACTGGCAGAGCTGGAGACTCAGAAAAGACTCATGGATGAGGAGGAACGAAGGCAGCAAGAGGAACAGGAGAAAGAAGAAATAAACAGACTGAGACATGAACTG GTTCACAAGGCCCAACCAATCAGAAAATTTAAACAGGTTGAGGTCAAAAGAAGTGACATTACCTTGACCGTACCCAAATCACCTAAATTCTCAGACCGGTTTAACATCTAG
- the TPX2 gene encoding targeting protein for Xklp2 isoform X3: MAHVMSDVQENYSYDAPNTYINFGDFPEDDQNADSWFDQVADNENIPPASDENTESSDIGNTTRAQTADGVLGNPAGDSTDKKQQKTPKTQARRSSRRLSAQQRNKQMAKIRADRKKVTPKQEAHPPFKRQRLNSTKSKSSDTTINTSPKPKPKLTQPSTPTVLKRRNMSLRAKTSEQQELEMVQQLQQELSERLKKNEESLKSALAGAGQPSKRIPIQPTKPVEIHFHTDDRIKRNQEETSGEQYKQMDFTSELRKHPPSPAHIPKGGRTIPKPFNLSQGSNKRKHEETTAEYVSTAEQVLAFCKKTPQRFHLRSRQKEMKGPSPVKNVKLKLTHPKTPLLQTKQRHRPVTCKSSAELEEEELEQQKQYKFKAQEINTKMLEGGAILPKKPPVKEPTKPIGFNLEIEKRLQQREKKDEEEEAFTFHSNPCPTRILTDVVGVPGKKVLPTTIPQSPAFALKNRVRVQAWEEIKEEPAPIIKATQMPHYGVPFKPKLAEQRQVEVCPFSFTERDQQRMEEKERKLDQLRNTEVPKFRAQPLPQFDHIALPEKKVKELTHPEPFDLQIEKRGKQKFQRWKHQIEEEQKELKEMTVFKARPNTVTHQEPFVPKKDSRILTVQESFELATEKRAKERQEFDKRLAELETQKRLMDEEERRQQEEQEKEEINRLRHELVHKAQPIRKFKQVEVKRSDITLTVPKSPKFSDRFNI, encoded by the exons ATGGCGCACGTCATGTCTGACGTACAAGAAAATTATTCATATGATGCGCCTAACACGTATATTAACTTTGGGGATTTCCCAGAAGACGATCAGAATGCAGATTCCTGGTTTG ATCAAGTGGCGGATAATGAAAACATCCCTCCAGCATCAGATGAGAATACAGAGAGTTCTGACATAGGAAACACAACACGGGCACAAACAG CAGATGGCGTTTTGGGGAACCCAGCTGGTGACAGCACTGACAAGAAACAGCAGAAGACTCCAAAAACACAGGCCAGAAG GTCCTCAAGACGTCTATCTGCCCAACAGAGAAACAAGCAAATGGCAAAAATCAGAGCAGACAGGAAGAAGGTGACCCCTAAACAGGAGGCGCACCCTCCCTTTAAGCGGCAGAGACT GAATTCAACTAAAAGCAAATCTTCAGACACCACCATCAACACTTCTCCCAAGCCGAAGCCCAAGCTGACACAGCCATCAACCCCAACAGTTCTCAA gAGAAGGAATATGTCCTTAAGGGCAAAGACCTCCGAACAACAGGAACTGGagatggtgcagcaacttcagcagGAGCTTTCAGAAAGACTTAAGAAGAATGAAGAATCTCTTAAATCTGCATTGGCAGGAGCAG GTCAGCCCTCTAAGAGGATACCAATTCAGCCCACGAAACCTGTAGAAATTCACTTCCACACAGATGATCGTATCAAACGAAATCAAGAGGAGACAAGTGGGGAGCAATACAAACAGATGGACTTCACATCTGAACTGCGcaaacaccccccctcccca GCCCACATACCAAAAGGAGGTCGCACCATCCCTAAACCTTTCAACCTGTCTCAAGGTAGTAACAAGagaaaacatgaggagaccactgcAGAGTATGTTTCTACAGCTGAACAAGTTTTGGCTTTTTGCAAAAAGACACCCCAACGCTTCCATCTGCGCAGCCGGCAGAAGGAGATGAAAG GTCCATCacctgtgaaaaatgtaaaattaaagctCACGCACCCAAAGACCCCTCTACTACAGACCAAACAGCGGCATAGGCCAGTCACCTGCAAGAGCTCTGccgaactggaagaggaggagttgGAGCAACAGAAGCA ATATAAATTTAAAGCCCAAGAAATCAACACAAAGATGCTGGAGGGTGGCGCTATCCTTCCAAAAAAACCTCCTGTCAAAGAACCCACCAAACCCATAGGTTTTAATCTGGAAATTGAGAAGCGACTGCAGCAACGAGAAAAGaaggatgaggaagaagaggcatTCACTTTCCATTCCAATCCTTGTCCCACCAGGATTTTGACAGATGTAGTG GGTGTTCCAGGGAAGAAGGTGCTCCCGACGACCATACCACAGTCTCCGGCTTTCGCACTTAAGAACAGAGTCCGTGTACAGGCTTGGGAGGAGATAAAG GAGGAACCTGCACCCATCATAAAAGCAACCCAGATGCCTCACTATGGGGTGCCGTTTAAACCAAAGCTGGCAGAGCAGAGACAAGTGGAAGTGTGCCCCTTCTCATTTACTGAACGTGACCAGCAAAGGATGGAAGAGAAAGAGAGGAAGCTGGATCAGCTCAGGAATACAGAA GTTCCTAAATTCAGGGCTCAGCCTCTGCCTCAgtttgaccacattgctcttCCCGAGAAGAAGGTGAAGGAGTTGACGCACCCAGAACCCTTTGACTTGCAGATAGAGAAACGTGGCAAGCAGAAGTTCCAGCGGTGGAAGCATCAG ATTGAagaagagcagaaggagctgaaggAAATGACAGTCTTCAAGGCACGGCCCAACACTGTGACCCACCAGGAGCCATTTGTGCCCAAGAAGGATAGCCGGATATTGACAG TTCAAGAAAGCTTTGAGCTGGCTACAGAGAAACGTGCAAAGGAGCGTCAGGAATTCGATAAGCGACTGGCAGAGCTGGAGACTCAGAAAAGACTCATGGATGAGGAGGAACGAAGGCAGCAAGAGGAACAGGAGAAAGAAGAAATAAACAGACTGAGACATGAACTG GTTCACAAGGCCCAACCAATCAGAAAATTTAAACAGGTTGAGGTCAAAAGAAGTGACATTACCTTGACCGTACCCAAATCACCTAAATTCTCAGACCGGTTTAACATCTAG